The following coding sequences are from one Verrucosispora sp. WMMD573 window:
- a CDS encoding DUF2631 domain-containing protein, which translates to MAGSEPVTSPDQHKPGHRKAGRIGAVVTAFALLAMLCGNHEGRVENLWLIGLAALLLLIVIGDVVLRRNGLRS; encoded by the coding sequence GTGGCAGGCAGCGAGCCGGTAACGTCGCCAGACCAGCACAAGCCCGGGCATCGTAAGGCCGGGCGGATCGGCGCGGTGGTCACCGCGTTCGCGCTGCTGGCCATGCTCTGCGGCAACCACGAGGGCAGGGTCGAAAACCTCTGGCTGATCGGCTTGGCCGCGCTCCTGCTGCTCATCGTGATCGGTGACGTGGTGCTGCGCCGCAACGGCCTGCGCTCCTGA
- a CDS encoding DivIVA domain-containing protein — protein MASQGQRFRRKALRRGYKVDEVDAFLDRVEATLAGQPVGAPVASQEVHDVVFRVRFNGYDEWQVDLHLDRVERQLAELEERGGVSARGDGRMGPMERMGPGMREDRGMSPVPQPPMPPRTMPAQAGPPYGRYDEPTGAFAGGYDNAPRGGYDGPRGAAAPMGPGAPMGPPPGGMGHGGPPPRGLPAGPGGYGPPDAPGGYGPPDGPGGYGPPDEQRFDGFEAGRHGRTDMTAEIRLPDRDPRRGPAGPPGLPQQALGGPPMGGPPAMGGPPAMGGPPMAGPPGSDLYRVDQIRRSFQVRRFGSGYDPDQVDRFFESLLGGMAGRNQMPVNPKDLDTLRFGLVQGGYFEAEVDAALKNVQDILFGR, from the coding sequence GTGGCGAGTCAGGGTCAGCGTTTCCGGCGTAAGGCGCTCCGCCGGGGATACAAGGTTGACGAGGTGGACGCCTTCCTGGACCGGGTCGAGGCGACACTCGCCGGGCAGCCGGTAGGGGCGCCGGTGGCCTCGCAGGAGGTCCATGACGTCGTCTTCCGGGTTCGCTTCAACGGCTATGACGAGTGGCAGGTCGACCTGCACCTCGACCGGGTCGAACGGCAGCTGGCGGAGCTGGAGGAGCGCGGCGGGGTGTCCGCTCGCGGCGACGGCCGGATGGGCCCGATGGAGCGGATGGGCCCCGGCATGCGCGAGGACCGCGGCATGTCCCCGGTGCCGCAGCCACCGATGCCGCCCCGGACGATGCCGGCACAGGCCGGCCCGCCCTATGGCCGCTACGACGAGCCGACGGGCGCCTTCGCCGGCGGGTACGACAACGCTCCCCGGGGTGGTTACGACGGCCCGCGCGGTGCCGCCGCGCCGATGGGCCCGGGCGCGCCGATGGGTCCTCCTCCCGGCGGCATGGGTCACGGCGGGCCTCCGCCGCGCGGACTGCCCGCCGGCCCCGGCGGCTACGGTCCACCGGACGCGCCGGGTGGCTACGGTCCGCCGGACGGTCCCGGCGGCTACGGTCCCCCGGACGAGCAGCGCTTCGACGGGTTCGAGGCGGGTCGGCACGGCCGTACGGACATGACCGCCGAGATCAGGCTGCCGGACCGCGATCCCCGGCGTGGCCCGGCGGGCCCTCCCGGCCTGCCGCAGCAGGCGCTGGGCGGCCCTCCGATGGGCGGCCCTCCGGCGATGGGCGGTCCGCCCGCGATGGGTGGGCCTCCGATGGCCGGCCCGCCCGGCAGCGACCTCTACCGGGTGGACCAGATCCGGCGCAGCTTCCAGGTCCGTCGCTTCGGCAGCGGATACGACCCGGACCAGGTGGACCGGTTCTTCGAGTCACTGCTCGGCGGGATGGCCGGGCGCAACCAGATGCCGGTGAACCCGAAGGACCTGGACACGCTGCGCTTCGGGCTGGTGCAGGGCGGCTACTTCGAGGCCGAGGTCGACGCCGCGCTGAAGAACGTGCAGGACATCCTCTTCGGCCGCTGA